The sequence TGTttaattgttcataatttttttacatttttaggtattagatatgtattttaaaaccaaaagcaTTGTAATTCGAACAAGTTtcttaatgtttaaaaagttacaGGTTATATTCATGATTTTCAtaggaaatgaggtattttacacaaaaaattaagaagaaaaaactaGACTTCAAAGAAGATTAACAACTTATCGTCAATGATTACGTTTTATTGCAGTTTGCACCATTAAATcagtattttcagtaaaaaattattaaatttcaaagatgaaaaccattttttttacatttttagaataagCAAGCGCTTATCAATAGAAATAtcgatatatattttaaataaaatgtacagtttttgaacaatttaagcttatgttaacatttttcatcaGAAACGGATTATTTTAAGTTAGTGTCGGTACGTCCGGTAACAAAGCATTTCCCGTTTCCACATGTGTACATTTAAACTCGACCATGTTAAAAACGTACGTAAAGATACAGAATGTTTAGACGTTCAGAATCGAActtatttgaaaccaaaataattaaattccaaagaagatttataatttgaaaccAGTTTTTGTTATGTTCTGTTAGTGTTTTTCttcgaaatctaatatttttaataaaaatatgataagaCTTTTCAGATTATCCTTTTTCTTCCGATTATCACTCAGAACCCGAGGCAAAATCCTAATtctcggcaagtcctccctgcatgctctgtcaagGCTGTCAAGGCTTTCGCGATGTCCTACAACTCCCTccgtgctctgtcaaaccgaATCGGGCCGATGATTTTAGGGTATTGACCGAGCACGTAtcgagtttcaaaaaaatattcaatgtttcacatgtgctcgctaaagcctctttaaagctcgcggaagcctacttatttccgatttcgcaattttcgagcgttttcgaggaaaaacgagcactgaaaagctctctccaacctcgcgcagaactcatattttcgtgacagagcatgcaaaGAGGACTttccgagtattaggattttgcccctGGAAtcaataaattcacatttttgtacaACTTTTACTTCAGTTGGCGTTATATACCGAAAATCGGAACTTAATAAGAATCCATTGGATTTCAATTGGATTTTGATCTAATTAGTTTAAACCAAACGGTTataatcttcaaccataaaaaaatcCTCTCTAGTTCCGCTAAGATTCGAACCCAAATCCACAGATTGTTGGTTTGGTGCTCTTACCCACTATGCTACTCAGCCTCTGAGTATCAGACCGGCAATCCGTAGATCTGGGTTCAAAACCCAGAagagataggaatttttttcacaGCTACAAACTATAATCACTTTAGTTTATACTTAGCCCAGATTGTGATAACATCATGGAACatatttcgatattttaaaaactacgTTTTATTGCACTAAAAAGGGCTTAATCAggcaaaaataagtatttttaattaaccacTTTACTTACAAGTTTTGATACTTAGTATTTGGTAATATATCTGAAAATGGCTAATAACGGTTCACTAGCCTccaaatctataaaaaaagatacaaacaaatattttttcattatttgaaatcccatattttttaaatttaatttaaaatgccttatatttttttaatcggttGAAATGATGTATTCGAAATCCACAGAGTTccattgaaatcttataaaatatattataatcccTACAAATCgtctgaaattcctttaaaattgaacacTTGAAATCCTGTGAAAAGTCCTCGAAATCCTTAGAAATAACTTGAAACCTTGTAAAATCCCATGACATAATTCGAAACCAATTGTATTGTTCTTAATTGGTATATATTGTAACTTTACGgaatttaaaaacgaattaaaaccCATATTATTACATATGATGATCGCTGACTACCCGCAGAAATTCGAGCGTCTACAAGTCCAATGGACCTGGTTTCTGTCAGGCTATCGATTCTTTCAAGTACTTCGGCAGTTTATAGCCCTTTTAGATCATAAGTCAAGTTGAGAAAATAGTCAAACACGGCAATTGTAACTAGGACCTTGTCACTAGgacattgtttttaaaaagtattgaaataatCAATGttcttaatataataaaaaaaatatagtacaaaaatttgtgaaatctattgaaaccGTAAATAGTTCTGACCATGTATgatattttgtaaaagatttaaatcttttcaaatctctcaaaatcccttcaaatcctaTATCATTCTTTTTAAACACGTAAATTGGCCTGCAAGCCAATGAAATcctcgaaatctcttaaaatctgtgtaaattacttgaaataattggaaatccctcggaatatttaaaaatgcttggaaaacgttgaatttttttcaaattttcaaaacccagaaatatcttcagaaatatttcgaaattttgtcaaatcttttgcaaGTTTGGAAATCTTAATATCTGGCGTACAATCAAAATCCAAATAATCAACCCTTTTGTATATAAACACCATGTAACTGTATTATAACGTTAGTCTATCTTTCATATACAAATTATGCCACTGTTATATCACTGTTATCGCCATTATGTAACTTCTATATAACTGTTATATGATAAATATGTAAcagttatgaaaaatttattcaaaaataatttttgtattgcatTTTTGTTACAGATCGACAAAATGGATCGAAGGTGTTCGACGAGGCTGATGCTCGAAGTACAGGAGGGTGGCGAGGGGAGGCAGGTCTCTTGGCGACACCCCCCGACGGACAATTTCCCATGCAGAACGTGGGTCCAGTCAAATTTGAGATTCCCAATGTGCCGGTTATTTTCGTTCTCGGTAAGATGAactaacttttttcttctttacttttaaaaaacttatttttttcatttgtaagtgattttttataattttatcatttttctaaagcttcaattgaaaatcttcacctttgaaaaatagtttctatTCGTACGCAAATAtatatactaaaataattatattaccaAATTTATTCTTTGTACATATTGTCCTTCAATTTTGGTAACTGAAGCCTCGGCTAAAATAACGTTGTATCAGCACATATTTTGTTTCCATGGAGTTCAATGTACGAGtatatagtttttctttttactgtttctctattccgcggaagcgctgtgatcgaaaattgaaaaattgaattcgaaattaaatgtcaaaatagtcgaggttattttttacatttaattcgcATTTATCTGAATTAACCTCGAAGTTTTTATATCTAAATCTTAGATGGAATTTTTGGAGGATaagagtaaaaaattatattcgctTCAGAGTgccgaaaaaaaattgtaaaactgaattcggcaaattttagtttataaaaataaaattacttgggtTGCAAGTATTTCTATTTACtgcaattttaaaaacagtttttttatttcttatctgcacgctttgaatttataaagtatttaatgaaaaaaggctTTCGAATATCGGAATTAAAATATTCTGGAATACATATGTTAAGTTCCCAGCTTATTTTTCGTCTAGTTTTTGTTACTATGCCTCGTTGAATTTCATTTTCCTAGCAGATTTCTTTTGATCTAGACATAGTAATTGTTCGTATAAGTTTCTTTTGTCTGCGGGAAAACATTTCAACATATccaacaaatacttttttttctcaaaagaaatGGGTATAGGAGCAAGGTAAAGTTGAGATAGCATGCGGTTTTTCAAAAGTGAAGGATGTTCTACTACAGCTCCTGCatgtgcattaaaaaataaaaagtggagaATCCTCTTTGtatcaatattcaaattgaaataacatgaaaatttttatttttatttattttctaaataattatttcttttaaagataGGATTCCATCATAGGGTAAGAGCAACAATTATTGGCAACTCTCTTTAATTTATTAGATATTACGACTGTTAAGCTTGTTTCACTTTAATTAAGTTAATTCGGCCATCATTTTTATGCATAAAGCATATATTAATTGTTCattgaaatcaaatattaatcgaaaataaaaaatttcacgtcAGTTTTTTTCATGCCAATAATTGGTTTTCTTATCCTATTTGGGCCTACTATTAAATGTGAtccagaaattttaagtttttaaggtaATAAGGTTTGGTCTGATTTacaatgtattataatttaaattgttttttataatttaattcataCCTTCTTTTTGCACTATCAAGGAGAAAGTTTCACATTCTTCTGAAGGCTGGTGCTTAGTTCGCACTTGGATGGCTGTAGGATCTTCTTTCGTGATTCTTAACCAGGCAGCATGTGTAATTTTTAACTTAGGGTCTCTTCTTGTAGTAGTTTCCCATGGAGAAAAGTCTAGAAAATCATCCAGCCATAAGGTTAAAAAAAGTAGTAGTTCGTTTGAGGAATTCTATTAGATAAAAATCTCTATCACAAGGCAAAAAGCTATGACCAGTAGTCATGAACTTTTGCTCCACTgatgaaaaatacttattttcattaAGCATTCGCGTAAGAACTAtcattttccaattattattcTGGCCTACGCACCGATCTGACCAAAATATGAGATATCTTTCCTCATTATCATCAAGCGGATCAAAGGTTCTGACTGTATAATTCAAAAGACATGAAGCGATTTCTGCAGACTCCCGTTTTGCTACAGTTCCATGCCAAACAGATATCGTGACTTTATTTGTACCCATATTATGAATAGCAGAATTATAATCGGAGTATTGTCTTTGATAAAATACTGAAGAGCGATTTAGAGTTGGATAATATAGCACTTGTTGCAAATCGGTACAGATGAcaatatattttggattttctttggCCAAGGCAGAATCAGCCCTTAGCGTAGCATATccactttcagcttttatttgATGAGCTTCACATTCCACTGCAATCAAATTCCTTCCTTCTTCGTTATGTGCTGCAGAGAGATCTATAAAGAATTTGTCACACACTGTGCATGTATCAGACCGAGGTAATCCAAACCTCAAATTTAAATCGGTTTTAAATACGTGGTCATAGGCACGTACTGATA is a genomic window of Belonocnema kinseyi isolate 2016_QV_RU_SX_M_011 chromosome 8, B_treatae_v1, whole genome shotgun sequence containing:
- the LOC117178965 gene encoding uncharacterized protein LOC117178965 isoform X1, with product MLQIKMKNNVDDFSDKRGIHHNISWKISAETLEKIREHIRPFPFQESHYSWKKSSKECLNPDLNISKMYELFGKKYPEIKLSVRAYDHVFKTDLNLRFGLPRSDTCTVCDKFFIDLSAAHNEEGRNLIAVECEAHQIKAESGYATLRADSALAKENPKYIVICTDLQQVLYYPTLNRSSVFYQRQYSDYNSAIHNMDFSPWETTTRRDPKLKITHAAWLRITKEDPTAIQVRTKHQPSEECETFSLIVQKEALPRNRETVKRKTIYSYIELHGNKICADTTLF
- the LOC117178965 gene encoding uncharacterized protein LOC117178965 isoform X2, producing MYELFGKKYPEIKLSVRAYDHVFKTDLNLRFGLPRSDTCTVCDKFFIDLSAAHNEEGRNLIAVECEAHQIKAESGYATLRADSALAKENPKYIVICTDLQQVLYYPTLNRSSVFYQRQYSDYNSAIHNMDFSPWETTTRRDPKLKITHAAWLRITKEDPTAIQVRTKHQPSEECETFSLIVQKEALPRNRETVKRKTIYSYIELHGNKICADTTLF